The Arachis hypogaea cultivar Tifrunner chromosome 14, arahy.Tifrunner.gnm2.J5K5, whole genome shotgun sequence genome has a segment encoding these proteins:
- the LOC112744729 gene encoding uncharacterized protein has product MDTRRAPRAVIDPKVRKVGFFAPPELSQSGLPDPISLPSSSLSPVMIPPPRHSSENLLHHARPLAPTVPGASSVSIEGSVVAGGSYGSSSELFPAPMSPASSSYSSSRFVGGGDGDYCLNGAAVASPGRGGGKAATSFPRGGFESPAVKASSVPASGLTTVSVVNDSSLGIRGREKADNGGGSALEAKDQATNSKQKKDKTTKAERRALQEAQRAAKAAAKAEGNKASGTVTSGTAKPAKAIKPPHKVDNSSVAVSEKKGCDRPPEKDRKKDVPQPRMQYDDESRVEKAKRRAVVKQTEARNRVELFRHLPQYEHGSLLPDLEAKFFQLDTVHPAVYKAGLQYLSGNISGSNARCIAMLQAFQDAIRDYRVPPEKTFVRDLTAKISSYVSFLIECRPLCISMGNAIKFLKTRIAKLPLTLSESESKASLHSDIERFINEKIILADKVIVKHAVTKIRDGDVLLTYGLSSAVEMILLHAHKLGKQFRVIIVDSRPQLRGKILLRRLVEKGLSCTYTQINALSYIMHEVTRVFLGASSVLSNGTVYSGVGTACVAMIAHSFRVPVLVCCEAYKFSERVQLDSICSNELGDPEVISKVLGREDVNYLDGWANTENLQLLNLIYDATPSDYISMIVTDYGMVPPTSVPVIVREYRREQLWI; this is encoded by the exons ATGGACACGCGCCGAGCTCCACGCGCCGTCATTGACCCCAAGGTTCGAAAGGTCGGGTTCTTTGCTCCACCAGAACTCTCACAATCGGGTCTTCCCGACCCGATCTCCCTTCCTTCCTCTTCCCTCTCTCCCGTCATGATCCCTCCGCCGCGCCACTCGTCGGAAAATCTCCTTCACCATGCTCGGCCGCTGGCGCCGACTGTGCCAGGTGCATCTTCTGTTTCCATCGAGGGTTCCGTTGTTGCTGGCGGGAGCTACGGGAGCTCGTCGGAGCTCTTTCCAGCTCCGATGTCTCCGGCGTCGTCTTCGTACTCTTCCAGCAGGTTCGTTGGCGGTGGTGACGGAGATTACTGCTTGAATGGAGCTGCGGTGGCTTCGCCTGGTCGCGGCGGAGGGAAGGCGGCGACTTCGTTCCCTCGTGGCGGATTCGAGTCGCCGGCGGTGAAGGCTAGCAGCGTTCCGGCGAGCGGATTGACTACGGTTTCGGTGGTGAATGATTCCTCCCTAGGGATTCGCG GAAGAGAGAAAGCAGATAATGGAGGAGGATCGGCATTGGAAGCGAAAGACCAAGCTACCAATTCAAAGCAGAAGAAAGATAAGACCACAAAAGCTGAAAGACGTGCTCTTCAAGAAGCACAACGAGCTGCAAAGGCTGCTGCAAAAG CTGAAGGAAATAAGGCATCTGGAACTGTAACTTCTGGGACTGCAAAACCAGCTAAGGCCATAAAGCCCCCACACAAAGTAGATAATTCTTCAGTTGCAGTGTCCGAGAAGAAGGGATGTGATCGTCCACCAGAAAAGGATAGAAAGAAAGATGTTCCTCAACCACGCATGCAATATGATGATGAAAGCAGAGTGGAGAAAGCTAAACGGCGTGCTGTGGTAAAACAAACAGAAGCTAGGAACAGAGTTGAGTTGTTCAGGCATTTGCCACAGTATGAACATGGGAGTCTTCTTCCAGATCTTGAGGCGAAGTTTTTCCAGCTTGATACTGTGCATCCTGCAGTTTATAAG GCGGGTTTGCAGTATCTGTCTGGCAATATATCTGGCAGTAATGCTCGTTGCATTGCAATGCTTCAAGCATTTCAAGATGCCATCAGAGACTACCGAGTTCCACCGGAGAAGACTTTTGTGAGAGACTTAACAGCAAAAATAAGTAGCTATGTTTCATTCCTCATTGAGTGTCGGCCTCTTTGTATCAGTATGGGAAATGCAATAAAATTTCTTAAAACTCGAATTGCTAAACTACCTTTGACACTGTCTGAGTCAGAATCAAAAGCTTCTCTCCACTCAGATATTGAGCGTTTTATAAATGAGAAGATTATACTTGCTGACAAGGTGATAGTTAAGCACGCAGTCACAAAAATAAGAGATGGTGATGTTCTTCTTACTTATGGATTGTCATCGGCTGTTGAAATGATACTGTTACATGCACATAAGTTGGGAAAACAGTTTCGAGTTATAATAGTTGATTCTCGTCCACAGCTTAGAGGAAAAATTTTGCTTCGGAGGTTGGTGGAGAAAGGTCTTAGCTGTACATACACTCAAATAAATGCACTTTCCTACATAATGCATGAAGTCACTCGTGTGTTTTTGGGTGCTTCATCAGTTTTGTCTAATGGGACAGTTTATTCAGGAGTTGGGACTGCATGTGTTGCAATGATTGCTCATTCGTTTCGTGTCCCTGTTTTAGTATGTTGTGAGGCTTATAAATTTAGTGAAAGGGTACAACTTGATTCAATATGCTCAAATGAACTCG GTGATCCAGAAGTCATTTCCAAGGTTCTGGGTAGAGAGGATGTCAACTACTTGGATGGTTGGGCCAATACTGAAAATCTGCAACTACTAAATTTGAT TTATGATGCAACTCCTTCAGATTATATTTCAATGATAGTCACAGATTATGGCATG GTCCCACCAACAAGTGTTCCTGTAATTGTAAGAGAATATAGGAGAGAACAGCTGTGGATATAA
- the LOC112740716 gene encoding uncharacterized protein — MFPSSFGSYSSYPCYPSSSSSSPYPPFPFFNPENNNNGANNSNNNNNTFLHDPISNNATTTTTVIPYHHHAPTIPESALMTNLAVADAMFKQEYFTAGGGGGGGSSHHHHHHYGMSSLITKRPAPKKDRHSKIHTSQGLRDRRVRLSIEIARKFFDLQDMLGFDKASNTLEWLLTKSKRAIKELARSKNSSSGNNNGGVANNNSFSSSSSDGVDDDEVDSVINQQQLTDNIDGTHEQGGVDSLERRLRRDQQKDEESRAKMKESREKARARARERTSSKMCNSEKVQELKKKSPAMVMEEDPQILMQHQQLRAPMIQPLEESSMRSSPKLFQPHHLAAAGGGGGGGGGGGGGGGGGSSEVPRDDFNVIEESIVIRRKLKQSLMSSSSSSSNNHHHQNHNVIPKEATNFNNNNSNNSDYHCFPNLSSPNWESNASAATNNGRSNVCTISSMNLSTRLQIFGKSWEECTNPHL, encoded by the exons ATGTTTCCTTCTAGTTTCGGTAGTTATAGCTCTTACCCTTGTTacccttcatcttcttcttcttcaccataccctcctttccctttctttaaccctgaaaacaataataatggtgcTAATAattcaaacaacaacaacaacactttCCTTCATGATCCAATTTCTAATAatgctactactactactactgttATTCCTTACCATCATCATGCTCCAACAATCCCAGAAAGTGCACTGATGACAAATTTGGCAGTGGCAGATGCAATGTTCAAGCAAGAGTACTTCactgctggtggtggtggtggtggtggttcttcACACCACCATCATCACCATTATGGCATGTCAAGTTTGATAACAAAGAGGCCAGCACCAAAGAAAGATAGGCACAGCAAGATTCACACTTCTCAGGGCTTGAGGGACAGAAGGGTGAGGCTTTCTATTGAGATTGCACGCaagttctttgatcttcaagacATGTTAGGGTTTGATAAGGCCAGCAACACTCTTGAGTGGCTCCTAACAAAGTCAAAGAGAGCAATTAAGGAGTTAGCTAGGAGCAAGAACAGTAGCAGTGGTAATAACAATGGTGGTGTTGCCAATAATAAcagcttctcttcttcctcttctgatGGGGTTGATGATGATGAAGTTGACTCAGTCATCAACCAACAACAACTCACTGATAATATTGATG GTACTCATGAACAAGGGGGTGTGGATTCATTAGAGAGGAGGCTGAGAAGGGATCAACAGAAGGATGAAGAATCAAGGGCAAAGATGAAGGAATCAAGGGAAAAAGCAAGGGCAAGAGCAAGGGAAAGGACTAGTAGCAAGATGTGCAACAGTGAGAAGGTGCAAGAGTTGAAGAAGAAAAGCCCTGCAATGGTAATGGAAGAAGATCCTCAGATTCTAATGCAGCACCAACAATTGAGGGCACCAATGATTCAACCTCTTGAGGAATCTTCAATGAGATCATCACCAAAGCTGTTTCAGCCTCATCATCTTGCAGCagcaggaggaggaggaggaggaggaggaggaggaggaggaggaggaggaggaggaagtagTGAAGTCCCCAGAGATGATTTCAATGTTATTGAGGAATCCATTGTGATAAGGAGAAAGTTGAAGCAATCTTtgatgtcttcttcttcttcttcttccaataaTCATCACCATCAAAATCATAATGTTATCCCTAAAGAAGCAACaaacttcaacaacaacaacagcaacaacagtgACTACCACTGCTTTCCCAATTTATCATCACCAAATTGGGAATCTAATGCTTCTGCTGCCACTAATAATGGCCGCTCCAATGTTTGCACAATATCAAGCATGAATCTGTCTACAA ggCTTCAGATCTTTGGAAAGTCTTGGGAAGAGTGCACCAATCCCCACCTATGA